The Mycobacterium paragordonae genome includes a region encoding these proteins:
- a CDS encoding cation diffusion facilitator family transporter: protein MTTGLSEQRRQSLARRIRWLVATTITYNVIEAIVAIAAGTVADSTALIGFGLDSVIEVSSAAAVAWQFAAPDPEARERIALRLIAFSFFGLAIYVTVESIRSLLGQSEARPSTPGIILAAVSLVVMPVLSYTQRRAGRELGSLSAVADSKQTLLCTYLSAVLLVGLLLNTAFGWAWADPLAGLVIAGIAVKEGMNAWRGDTCCAAPPTSTAAAHDCDCCDD, encoded by the coding sequence GTGACCACGGGTCTGTCTGAACAACGCCGCCAGTCGCTGGCGCGCCGGATCCGGTGGCTGGTAGCCACGACGATCACCTACAACGTCATAGAGGCGATCGTCGCGATCGCGGCCGGAACGGTCGCCGACTCGACAGCTCTGATCGGGTTCGGACTCGACTCGGTGATCGAGGTGTCGTCAGCGGCGGCGGTGGCTTGGCAGTTCGCCGCCCCCGACCCCGAGGCGCGCGAACGAATCGCGCTGCGCCTCATCGCATTTTCCTTCTTCGGGTTGGCGATCTATGTGACCGTCGAGTCGATCCGGTCATTGCTGGGCCAGAGTGAAGCACGGCCGTCCACGCCGGGCATCATCCTTGCGGCGGTGAGCCTGGTCGTCATGCCCGTGCTTTCCTACACGCAGCGCCGAGCCGGCCGCGAACTCGGATCACTGTCCGCCGTGGCCGATTCCAAGCAGACGCTGCTGTGCACGTATCTCTCGGCGGTGTTGCTTGTCGGCCTGCTCCTCAACACCGCGTTCGGGTGGGCCTGGGCCGACCCCCTCGCGGGCCTGGTGATCGCCGGCATCGCCGTCAAAGAGGGAATGAACGCCTGGCGAGGCGACACGTGCTGCGCGGCACCGCCGACGTCCACGGCGGCCGCACATGATTGCGACTGCTGCGACGACTAG
- a CDS encoding DUF732 domain-containing protein, translating into MSLRGLRLLVIPAIVATGFSLSSGIALADDDAYLAQMSKLGFTGDKDTMIALGHAICADRSMGETPDQLAKVVQTKFTNATYQDATAAVSAAESAYCP; encoded by the coding sequence ATGTCGCTTCGCGGACTGCGCCTGCTGGTTATTCCTGCCATCGTTGCCACCGGTTTTTCCCTCAGCAGCGGCATCGCCCTCGCGGACGATGACGCCTATCTGGCCCAGATGAGCAAGCTTGGTTTCACCGGCGACAAGGACACGATGATCGCCCTGGGACACGCTATCTGCGCCGACCGCAGCATGGGTGAGACCCCGGACCAACTGGCCAAGGTGGTTCAGACGAAATTCACCAACGCTACGTATCAGGACGCCACCGCGGCCGTGAGCGCAGCGGAATCCGCCTACTGCCCCTAA
- a CDS encoding dihydrofolate reductase family protein — MSRTNLSMSISADGYVAGPDQSAEHPLGRGGEQLHGWHLGPAKDHPANRQVVSEMLDDMGATIMGRNMFGPVRGEWAGSDWAGWWGDVPPYHCPVFVLTHYPHEPIELRGGTTFHFVTDGIESAYARARDAAGDRPISIAGGASCARQAIRAGLVDEIDLQLNPVILGSGERLFDGLPAGEPGLELVRVLEAPGVAHLRYRVIR; from the coding sequence GTGAGCAGAACCAACCTCTCGATGTCGATCTCCGCCGACGGCTACGTGGCCGGCCCCGATCAATCCGCTGAGCATCCCCTGGGCCGCGGCGGCGAACAGCTGCACGGCTGGCACCTCGGGCCCGCCAAAGACCATCCCGCCAACCGCCAGGTGGTGTCGGAGATGCTCGACGACATGGGCGCAACCATCATGGGGCGCAATATGTTCGGCCCGGTCCGCGGCGAGTGGGCGGGCTCCGACTGGGCCGGCTGGTGGGGTGACGTTCCGCCGTACCACTGCCCCGTCTTCGTCCTGACGCACTATCCGCACGAACCCATTGAGCTGCGGGGTGGGACGACGTTTCACTTCGTCACCGACGGCATCGAATCGGCCTATGCGCGAGCCCGGGACGCGGCCGGCGACCGGCCCATCTCGATCGCGGGCGGAGCCTCGTGCGCGCGGCAGGCGATCCGGGCCGGTCTCGTCGACGAGATCGATCTCCAGCTGAATCCGGTGATACTCGGCTCGGGCGAGCGTCTTTTCGACGGCCTGCCGGCCGGTGAACCCGGGCTCGAACTGGTCCGCGTACTCGAGGCGCCGGGCGTCGCGCATCTGCGGTACCGCGTCATCCGATAG
- a CDS encoding SPFH domain-containing protein, whose protein sequence is MNAEEGTKTMGMRDMIRGEFVDIIEWLDDTNTTLAWRFPRYDNEIKNGAQLIVREGQRAMFVYRGQLADQFTPGHYTLTSENMPILGTLQGWKYGFNSPFRSEVYYVNTRPYPDLRWGTPQPVTVRDPDFKMVQVRANGTTVVRVTDPTVFLRQVLGTQSAVEMDQITELIRRNIALAFNDLVMGSGLGAIDLQGRQVELSDKLREFVAQRVQAFGLGIDAVTMTISLPEEIQQAMTRGVARGVEESGFLNNVGDLNRFEQARRADAMLAAAQNEGGGAAGSAIQAGLGVALGAQMANAAQPQVQPQQFAATQQPMQGAPPPLPTQQLFHFDQGGQPAGPYPVSALRPFVAGGQLTRDTVVWTEGMANWAPASSVPALQSLFSTPPPLPGTPPPLPQQ, encoded by the coding sequence TTGAACGCCGAGGAGGGGACCAAGACCATGGGCATGCGCGACATGATCCGGGGCGAGTTCGTCGACATCATCGAATGGCTCGACGACACGAACACCACCCTGGCATGGCGGTTCCCGCGGTATGACAACGAGATCAAGAACGGCGCCCAGCTGATCGTCCGGGAGGGCCAGCGGGCGATGTTCGTCTACCGCGGGCAGCTGGCCGATCAATTCACCCCCGGCCACTACACCCTGACCAGTGAGAACATGCCGATCCTGGGCACCCTGCAGGGTTGGAAGTACGGGTTCAACAGTCCCTTCCGCTCCGAGGTCTACTACGTCAACACCCGGCCCTATCCCGACTTGCGTTGGGGCACACCGCAACCCGTGACGGTGCGGGATCCGGACTTCAAGATGGTGCAGGTACGGGCCAACGGCACCACGGTGGTGCGGGTCACCGACCCCACCGTCTTCCTGCGCCAGGTGCTCGGCACCCAGAGTGCGGTGGAGATGGACCAGATCACCGAGTTGATCCGCCGCAACATCGCCCTGGCGTTCAACGACCTGGTCATGGGCAGCGGCCTGGGCGCGATTGACCTGCAGGGCCGCCAGGTGGAGTTGTCCGACAAGCTGCGGGAATTCGTGGCCCAGCGAGTGCAAGCTTTCGGCCTCGGGATCGACGCTGTCACCATGACGATCTCGCTGCCGGAGGAGATCCAGCAGGCGATGACCCGCGGCGTTGCACGAGGTGTGGAGGAAAGCGGCTTCCTGAACAACGTCGGCGATCTCAACCGCTTCGAGCAGGCCCGCCGGGCCGACGCGATGCTGGCCGCCGCCCAGAACGAAGGGGGCGGCGCGGCCGGCTCGGCGATCCAGGCCGGGCTCGGCGTCGCGCTGGGCGCCCAGATGGCCAACGCCGCACAACCCCAGGTTCAGCCGCAACAATTCGCGGCCACCCAGCAGCCGATGCAGGGGGCGCCCCCGCCGCTGCCCACCCAACAACTGTTCCACTTCGATCAGGGTGGCCAGCCCGCCGGTCCCTACCCTGTCAGCGCGCTGCGACCGTTCGTCGCCGGCGGCCAGCTGACCCGCGACACCGTCGTGTGGACCGAGGGGATGGCGAATTGGGCTCCGGCGTCGAGCGTGCCGGCGCTGCAGTCGCTGTTCAGTACACCGCCTCCCCTGCCCGGCACGCCGCCCCCGCTTCCGCAGCAATGA
- a CDS encoding alpha/beta fold hydrolase — MSRGADVEVGGYRVRILVDGDTGPVVVLCSGLGGRALHWRDTAADLAADHTVVRFDRPGTPVTGAPRSPTVRGEADRIAAVLDAVRCADKAVVVGHSVGGFYAEAFARLYPQRTRALVLLDSSVAAEDRRLRLPLRAKVTVADAAAKALRDLHLREPLTRAGLALAQRRRPDGLDAQMRDEINSAAIDSAFLSALFTEYVGYHELAAELYHLRPGNPLPPVPRVVATAHTGRRTRRWLTQQIGLAETLGAEHVTISPAGHLVMIERPHSSADLIRSVASRA, encoded by the coding sequence GTGAGCCGGGGCGCCGATGTCGAGGTCGGCGGTTACCGGGTGCGCATTCTCGTCGACGGCGACACGGGCCCCGTGGTGGTGTTGTGCAGCGGCCTCGGCGGCCGGGCGCTGCACTGGCGTGACACGGCGGCAGACCTGGCCGCCGACCACACCGTGGTGCGGTTCGACCGGCCCGGCACACCGGTGACCGGTGCCCCGCGCAGCCCCACAGTCCGGGGGGAGGCCGACCGGATCGCGGCCGTCCTCGATGCCGTGCGCTGTGCCGATAAGGCGGTGGTGGTGGGGCATTCGGTCGGCGGCTTCTATGCCGAGGCATTCGCGCGTCTGTATCCGCAACGCACCCGCGCCCTGGTGCTGCTGGATTCCAGCGTTGCCGCCGAGGACCGACGGCTTAGATTGCCCTTGCGCGCCAAGGTCACCGTCGCCGACGCGGCCGCTAAGGCACTGCGCGACCTGCACCTCCGGGAACCCCTGACCCGCGCCGGCCTCGCCCTCGCGCAGCGACGACGCCCCGACGGGCTCGACGCGCAAATGCGGGACGAAATAAACAGCGCGGCAATCGATTCCGCTTTTCTGAGCGCGCTGTTCACCGAATATGTTGGGTATCACGAGCTCGCGGCCGAGTTGTATCACCTGCGGCCCGGCAACCCGCTGCCCCCGGTGCCGCGCGTGGTGGCCACCGCCCATACGGGTCGGCGCACCCGGCGCTGGCTTACCCAGCAGATCGGGCTGGCCGAAACCCTCGGTGCCGAACACGTCACCATCAGCCCCGCCGGGCACCTCGTGATGATCGAACGGCCGCACAGCAGCGCAGACCTCATCCGCTCCGTCGCGAGCCGGGCCTAG
- a CDS encoding DUF998 domain-containing protein gives MAVRPRSAPVADISQEWLSALRWVAVAGSVAGAVLYSNWLLENYFTRSLLPDPDMYISELSAADQPYGEWFRACDRACAVVLVVAAAAALISVRGSRWSKAGWGALGVFAVATGLDSTVWTLVCAPSSNAACAAREAAGTVPLSHQLHWLSSGMALAAAIASLLAFAIADFRENAPAPIRRAGLLTLVALVGTAIWTGVAILIDHTDVIGMVGVAQRAELVAFAGWLIYVAVRTARVRSATGP, from the coding sequence ATGGCAGTGCGGCCGCGCTCCGCCCCGGTGGCGGACATCAGCCAGGAATGGCTGTCCGCACTGCGCTGGGTCGCCGTGGCCGGCTCCGTGGCCGGCGCCGTGTTGTATTCCAACTGGCTTCTGGAGAACTACTTCACGCGCTCGCTGCTGCCGGACCCCGACATGTACATCAGCGAGCTGTCCGCGGCGGACCAACCGTACGGCGAGTGGTTCCGGGCCTGCGACCGGGCCTGCGCCGTCGTGCTGGTCGTCGCGGCTGCCGCCGCGCTGATCAGTGTTCGGGGCAGCCGGTGGAGCAAGGCCGGCTGGGGTGCGCTCGGGGTTTTCGCGGTGGCGACGGGATTGGACAGCACGGTGTGGACGCTGGTGTGCGCGCCGAGTTCGAACGCGGCGTGCGCGGCCCGCGAGGCTGCCGGGACCGTGCCGCTGAGTCACCAGCTCCACTGGCTGAGCAGCGGGATGGCGCTGGCCGCCGCGATCGCGTCGCTGTTGGCGTTCGCCATCGCCGATTTCCGGGAGAATGCCCCGGCGCCGATACGGCGCGCCGGACTGCTCACGTTGGTGGCGCTGGTCGGGACCGCGATCTGGACCGGTGTGGCAATCCTGATCGACCACACCGACGTGATCGGCATGGTGGGCGTCGCGCAGCGGGCGGAGCTCGTGGCGTTCGCCGGTTGGCTGATCTACGTCGCCGTCCGCACCGCCCGGGTCCGAAGCGCCACCGGCCCGTGA
- a CDS encoding DMT family transporter: MLIGLLFALACSVCYGMASVLQAAAARSVEAGSGSGVDAVLLMRALRQWRYLVGIGLDGLGFAFQVVALRLVPIYVVAAALAASIAVTAIVAAWMLSVRLSRAEWTAVGVVCVGLAMLGIAAGPEGDGHGPAGLAWALLGVAAVVFIAGAAAGRLPDRPRALALGLSAGTGFGLVEVGVNLIDSLDPTKAAFYANPALYASAVGGVAGFLLLTSALHRGSVTTAVAGMVVGETVLPAIIGVVWLGDQTRDGLGWMVAAGLGVAVAATLVLARFGETPSTETV, from the coding sequence GTGCTGATCGGACTGTTGTTCGCCCTGGCTTGCTCGGTGTGTTACGGAATGGCGTCCGTGTTGCAGGCGGCGGCAGCCCGGTCGGTGGAAGCGGGCAGCGGCTCGGGGGTCGACGCGGTGCTGCTGATGCGCGCCCTGCGGCAGTGGCGCTACCTCGTAGGCATCGGTCTCGACGGCCTCGGCTTTGCGTTCCAGGTCGTGGCGTTGCGATTGGTGCCGATCTACGTGGTCGCCGCCGCGTTGGCCGCCTCGATCGCGGTCACGGCGATCGTCGCCGCATGGATGTTGTCGGTGCGCCTGTCACGGGCCGAGTGGACGGCTGTGGGCGTGGTGTGTGTGGGCTTGGCGATGCTCGGCATCGCGGCCGGACCGGAAGGCGACGGTCACGGCCCCGCGGGACTGGCGTGGGCGCTGTTGGGCGTCGCCGCAGTGGTATTCATTGCCGGGGCCGCCGCCGGCCGGTTGCCCGACCGTCCGCGCGCCCTTGCCCTCGGGCTGAGTGCAGGGACCGGGTTCGGCCTCGTCGAGGTCGGCGTGAACTTGATTGACTCGCTCGATCCCACCAAAGCCGCCTTCTACGCCAACCCGGCGCTGTACGCCAGCGCCGTCGGCGGTGTGGCGGGTTTTCTGTTGCTCACCTCCGCGCTGCATCGCGGCTCGGTCACCACTGCGGTGGCCGGAATGGTGGTCGGTGAAACGGTTTTGCCGGCCATCATCGGCGTGGTCTGGCTCGGCGACCAAACCCGGGATGGTCTCGGCTGGATGGTGGCCGCGGGATTGGGGGTCGCCGTCGCGGCGACGCTGGTGTTGGCCCGGTTCGGCGAAACGCCCAGTACGGAAACGGTTTAG
- a CDS encoding VOC family protein — MIPRHSDSKEVAVGTQEVRMIVLSTDDLDESIRFYSETLGMAVKFRDGDHFAALDGGSITLALATAVDHPIPGQVVVGIKTSDVDAAAKAIEASGGGIVRAPYDDAHERRAVVYDNKGNGLVFYSPLAR, encoded by the coding sequence ATGATTCCCCGGCACAGTGATTCCAAGGAGGTGGCAGTGGGCACGCAGGAAGTACGGATGATCGTGTTGTCGACGGACGATCTCGATGAGTCGATCCGCTTCTACTCCGAGACCCTGGGCATGGCGGTGAAGTTCCGCGACGGCGACCACTTCGCCGCCCTGGACGGCGGGTCGATCACGCTGGCCCTCGCGACCGCGGTGGATCACCCCATCCCCGGACAGGTCGTCGTCGGCATCAAGACCTCGGACGTCGACGCCGCGGCCAAGGCCATCGAGGCCAGCGGCGGCGGCATCGTGCGGGCCCCCTACGACGATGCTCACGAGCGCCGCGCCGTGGTCTACGACAACAAAGGCAACGGTCTGGTGTTCTACAGCCCCCTGGCCCGGTGA
- a CDS encoding 2-hydroxyacid dehydrogenase: MTVQKSNELLGIGPFEPTFKSELAKRYEFRTLPAGPARTEFLTEHGAEIRVVLTSGGPGADADTMAALPNLQAIVNNGAGVDAIDLDAAKRRGIGVSNTPDVLSDTVADTALGLILMTLRRFGAADRYVRAGRWATDGPFGYARDVSGLQVGILGLGRIGSAIATRLRGFDCAIAYHNRHRVDGSPYRYAESAAELAESVDVLVVATTGDGGTHHLVDRAVLQALGPDGYLVNIARGSVVDQDALVELLRGGGLGGAGLDVFADEPHVPAELFTMDNVVLFPHIGSATARTRKAMALLAIRNLDSYLRSGELVTPVLPPVRR, encoded by the coding sequence GTGACGGTGCAGAAATCGAATGAGTTGCTGGGGATCGGGCCCTTCGAGCCGACATTCAAGAGCGAACTGGCCAAGCGGTATGAATTCCGCACGCTCCCAGCCGGTCCGGCCAGGACGGAGTTTCTCACCGAACACGGCGCCGAGATCCGGGTGGTGCTGACCTCAGGCGGACCCGGCGCGGACGCCGACACCATGGCCGCGCTGCCCAACTTGCAGGCGATCGTCAACAACGGGGCCGGAGTGGACGCCATCGACCTCGACGCGGCCAAGCGTCGCGGCATCGGCGTCAGCAACACCCCCGACGTGCTGTCCGACACCGTCGCCGACACCGCGCTGGGACTGATCCTGATGACACTGCGCCGATTCGGCGCCGCCGACCGTTACGTGCGGGCCGGCCGCTGGGCGACCGACGGGCCCTTCGGCTATGCGCGCGACGTGAGCGGCCTGCAGGTCGGCATCCTGGGTCTGGGGCGCATCGGTTCGGCGATCGCAACCCGGCTGCGCGGATTCGACTGTGCCATCGCCTATCACAACCGCCACCGCGTCGACGGCTCGCCGTACCGGTATGCGGAGTCGGCTGCCGAACTCGCCGAGTCCGTCGACGTCCTGGTCGTCGCCACCACCGGCGACGGCGGAACCCATCATCTGGTCGACCGCGCCGTCCTGCAGGCACTGGGTCCGGACGGCTATCTGGTCAACATCGCCCGCGGCAGCGTCGTGGATCAGGACGCACTCGTCGAGTTGCTGCGCGGCGGCGGCCTTGGGGGAGCGGGTTTGGACGTCTTCGCCGACGAACCGCACGTGCCGGCCGAGCTGTTCACCATGGACAACGTGGTGCTCTTCCCGCACATCGGCAGCGCCACGGCCCGCACCCGAAAGGCCATGGCGCTGCTGGCGATTCGCAACCTGGACAGCTACCTGCGCAGCGGCGAGCTGGTGACTCCCGTGCTGCCGCCGGTCAGGCGGTGA
- a CDS encoding alpha/beta fold hydrolase has translation MTNRSRRHLRPVRDVTAPALQFRTIHGHRRAFRIAGSGPVVVLLHGVGDSSTTWEPVHAKLAQRFTVIAPDMLGHGESDKPRADYSLAAFANGLRDLLTALEIDRVTLVGHSLGGGLAAQFAYQYPQFVERVVLVSAGGVTTEVSAALRFAAMPMGAEMLSALRLPGAVPALGLVSRAVGHIAGSTRLTRDVASLPRLVGGLSKPGAVEAFARTLRAVVDTRGQYVTMLDRTYLMHDLPVQIIWGEDDLIIPASHARVAHEQIPGSRLEIFEESGHMPHGDHPDRFVEVVQRFIDSTAPYEHQPELMRKALQTGVRQYPAVDIESDLA, from the coding sequence ATGACGAACCGCTCACGCCGCCACTTACGGCCAGTGCGCGATGTCACCGCGCCGGCGCTGCAGTTCCGCACCATCCACGGCCACCGCCGCGCCTTCCGCATCGCCGGATCCGGCCCGGTCGTCGTGCTGCTGCATGGCGTCGGCGACAGCTCGACGACGTGGGAACCGGTGCACGCCAAGCTTGCCCAACGATTCACCGTGATCGCCCCGGACATGCTGGGCCACGGCGAGTCGGACAAGCCCCGCGCCGACTACTCGCTGGCCGCCTTCGCCAATGGCCTGCGCGACCTGCTGACCGCCCTGGAAATCGACCGGGTCACCCTGGTCGGGCACTCCCTGGGTGGCGGCCTCGCGGCCCAGTTCGCCTACCAGTACCCGCAATTCGTCGAGCGCGTGGTGCTGGTCAGCGCCGGCGGCGTCACCACGGAGGTGAGCGCGGCTCTACGCTTCGCGGCGATGCCCATGGGCGCTGAGATGCTCTCGGCGCTGCGGCTGCCCGGCGCGGTCCCCGCCCTGGGCCTCGTCAGCCGCGCGGTCGGGCACATCGCCGGCTCCACCCGGCTCACTCGCGACGTCGCCAGCCTGCCGCGCCTGGTCGGCGGGTTGAGCAAGCCCGGTGCCGTCGAAGCATTCGCCCGCACCCTGCGCGCCGTCGTCGACACCCGCGGCCAGTACGTCACCATGCTCGACCGGACCTACCTGATGCACGACCTTCCGGTGCAGATCATCTGGGGCGAGGACGACCTGATCATCCCGGCGAGCCACGCCCGGGTCGCCCACGAACAGATCCCCGGCTCGCGCCTGGAAATCTTCGAGGAGTCCGGGCACATGCCGCACGGTGACCACCCGGACCGCTTCGTCGAGGTCGTCCAGCGCTTCATCGACTCGACCGCGCCGTACGAGCACCAGCCGGAGCTGATGCGCAAGGCGCTGCAGACCGGTGTCCGCCAGTACCCCGCCGTCGACATCGAGTCGGACCTGGCGTAA